A genomic stretch from Sander vitreus isolate 19-12246 chromosome 17, sanVit1, whole genome shotgun sequence includes:
- the b3galnt2 gene encoding UDP-GalNAc:beta-1,3-N-acetylgalactosaminyltransferase 2 isoform X2, which produces MRRLSLILLPCAVAVLVHLWLAQRPFSTPLDNNTHSDESLPFYEVLVGVLSARHHYELRQAIRKTWLGYIQDHPHFQHRVGVKFIVGEHGCPIPEEDREDPYSCSLLNFTEPVAGQDAEIEIVTVSDPSVLAPSDVSAIALDFKVLHPVVITRLGVFSSGNRPVLQSNVTVKLLQLDQEEAVVTARFSAISTGTMGFEGTLVWENMDSAGLTTVNSSSVQLNNGGGVLKISSIAEGILPHRSALGFPGLAGGFTFTIYDEDSLSGLLRGRPARMEHHASKLRQEDAALHQESLRHGDIVFLDVVDTYRNVPSKLLQFYKWSVGNADFNLLLKTDDDCYIDVDSVFMKIDHKGLKRSNFWWGNFRQSWAVDRIGKWQELEYASPAYPAFACGSGYVVSHDLVQWLASNADKLKAYQGEDVSMGIWMAAVGPQKYQDPGWLCEKECYLDMLSSPQHTAEELHILWDRKRACGDPCGCPWGH; this is translated from the exons ATGCGTAGGCTATCGCTCATTTTGCTGCCCTGTGCTGTCGCCGTCCTGGTGCACTTGTGGTTGGCACAACGACCCTTCTCCACCCCGCTGGACAACAACACACATTCGG ATGAATCATTACCTTTCTATGAAGTTTTGGTGGGAGTGCTGTCAGCGAGACACCATTATGAACTGCGACAAGCGATAAGGAAGACCTGGCTGGGCTATATCCAAGATCACCCTCACTTCCAGCACAG GGTGGGGGTGAAGTTTATCGTGGGCGAGCATGGGTGTCCCATTCCAGAAGAGGATAGGGAGGATCCGTACTCCTGCTCCCTCCTGAACTTCACAGAGCCAG TGGCAGGCCAGGATGCGGAGATAGAGATTGTGACGGTGTCTGACCCCTCGGTGCTCGCCCCCTCTGACGTGTCGGCCATCGCCCTGGATTTCAAGGTTCTCCACCCAGTGGTGATCACAAGGCTGGGGGTGTTTTCCAGCGGGAACCGCCCCGTCCTTCAGAGCAATGTGACGGTGAAGCTTCTCCAGCTGGACCAAGAG GAGGCTGTGGTCACTGCTCGCTTCAGTGCCATCAGCACAGGGACCATG ggTTTTGAGGGGACACTGGTTTGGGAGAATATGGACTCTGCTGGATTGACCACAGTCAACTCCTCCTCTGTGCAGCTCAATAATGGAGGAGGTGTCCTCAAGATCTCCTCC ATTGCAGAGGGCATATTGCCTCATAGAAGTGCGCTTGGATTCCCCGGTTTGGCTGGAGGGTTCACATTTACTATCTATG ATGAAGACAGTCTATCTGGGCTCCTGCGGGGCCGCCCAGCCAGGATGGAGCACCATGCCTCCAAGCTGAGGCAGGAGGACGCCGCCTTGCATCAGGAGAGCCTCAGGCACGGCGACATTGTGTTCCTAGATGTGGTAGACACCTACAGGAACGTGCCTTCCAAACTGCTTCAGTTCTATAAATG GTCTGTGGGAAATGCTGACTTTAATCTGCTGCTGAAGACGGATGACGATTGTTACATCGACGTGGACTCAGTATTTATGAAGATTGACCATAAGGGTCTCAAGCGCAGCAATTTCTGGTGGGGGAA TTTCAGGCAGAGCTGGGCAGTGGACCGTATTGGGAAGTGGCAGGAGCTGGAGTACGCTAGTCCAGCCTACCCGGCGTTTGCCTGTGGCTCAGGCTACGTAGTCTCTCATGACCTGGTCCAGTGGCTTGCCAGTAATGCAGATAAACTGAAGGCCTACCAG GGAGAAGATGTGAGCATGGGGATATGGATGGCAGCTGTTGGACCACAGAAAtatcag GACCCCGGCTGGTTGTGTGAGAAAGAGTGCTACCTGGACATGCTGTCGTCTCCCCAACACACAGCCGAGGAGCTGCAcatcctctgggacaggaagaGGGCCTGTGGAGACCCCTGCGGTTGTCCATGGGGCCACTAA
- the b3galnt2 gene encoding UDP-GalNAc:beta-1,3-N-acetylgalactosaminyltransferase 2 isoform X1, whose amino-acid sequence MRRLSLILLPCAVAVLVHLWLAQRPFSTPLDNNTHSDESLPFYEVLVGVLSARHHYELRQAIRKTWLGYIQDHPHFQHRVGVKFIVGEHGCPIPEEDREDPYSCSLLNFTEPVAGQDAEIEIVTVSDPSVLAPSDVSAIALDFKVLHPVVITRLGVFSSGNRPVLQSNVTVKLLQLDQEEAVVTARFSAISTGTMVSGVWYKPVEQFILPKGFEGTLVWENMDSAGLTTVNSSSVQLNNGGGVLKISSIAEGILPHRSALGFPGLAGGFTFTIYDEDSLSGLLRGRPARMEHHASKLRQEDAALHQESLRHGDIVFLDVVDTYRNVPSKLLQFYKWSVGNADFNLLLKTDDDCYIDVDSVFMKIDHKGLKRSNFWWGNFRQSWAVDRIGKWQELEYASPAYPAFACGSGYVVSHDLVQWLASNADKLKAYQGEDVSMGIWMAAVGPQKYQDPGWLCEKECYLDMLSSPQHTAEELHILWDRKRACGDPCGCPWGH is encoded by the exons ATGCGTAGGCTATCGCTCATTTTGCTGCCCTGTGCTGTCGCCGTCCTGGTGCACTTGTGGTTGGCACAACGACCCTTCTCCACCCCGCTGGACAACAACACACATTCGG ATGAATCATTACCTTTCTATGAAGTTTTGGTGGGAGTGCTGTCAGCGAGACACCATTATGAACTGCGACAAGCGATAAGGAAGACCTGGCTGGGCTATATCCAAGATCACCCTCACTTCCAGCACAG GGTGGGGGTGAAGTTTATCGTGGGCGAGCATGGGTGTCCCATTCCAGAAGAGGATAGGGAGGATCCGTACTCCTGCTCCCTCCTGAACTTCACAGAGCCAG TGGCAGGCCAGGATGCGGAGATAGAGATTGTGACGGTGTCTGACCCCTCGGTGCTCGCCCCCTCTGACGTGTCGGCCATCGCCCTGGATTTCAAGGTTCTCCACCCAGTGGTGATCACAAGGCTGGGGGTGTTTTCCAGCGGGAACCGCCCCGTCCTTCAGAGCAATGTGACGGTGAAGCTTCTCCAGCTGGACCAAGAG GAGGCTGTGGTCACTGCTCGCTTCAGTGCCATCAGCACAGGGACCATGGTGAGTGGGGTGTGGTACAAACCAGTGGAGCAGTTCATCTTGCCTAAG ggTTTTGAGGGGACACTGGTTTGGGAGAATATGGACTCTGCTGGATTGACCACAGTCAACTCCTCCTCTGTGCAGCTCAATAATGGAGGAGGTGTCCTCAAGATCTCCTCC ATTGCAGAGGGCATATTGCCTCATAGAAGTGCGCTTGGATTCCCCGGTTTGGCTGGAGGGTTCACATTTACTATCTATG ATGAAGACAGTCTATCTGGGCTCCTGCGGGGCCGCCCAGCCAGGATGGAGCACCATGCCTCCAAGCTGAGGCAGGAGGACGCCGCCTTGCATCAGGAGAGCCTCAGGCACGGCGACATTGTGTTCCTAGATGTGGTAGACACCTACAGGAACGTGCCTTCCAAACTGCTTCAGTTCTATAAATG GTCTGTGGGAAATGCTGACTTTAATCTGCTGCTGAAGACGGATGACGATTGTTACATCGACGTGGACTCAGTATTTATGAAGATTGACCATAAGGGTCTCAAGCGCAGCAATTTCTGGTGGGGGAA TTTCAGGCAGAGCTGGGCAGTGGACCGTATTGGGAAGTGGCAGGAGCTGGAGTACGCTAGTCCAGCCTACCCGGCGTTTGCCTGTGGCTCAGGCTACGTAGTCTCTCATGACCTGGTCCAGTGGCTTGCCAGTAATGCAGATAAACTGAAGGCCTACCAG GGAGAAGATGTGAGCATGGGGATATGGATGGCAGCTGTTGGACCACAGAAAtatcag GACCCCGGCTGGTTGTGTGAGAAAGAGTGCTACCTGGACATGCTGTCGTCTCCCCAACACACAGCCGAGGAGCTGCAcatcctctgggacaggaagaGGGCCTGTGGAGACCCCTGCGGTTGTCCATGGGGCCACTAA